TGGCGTCCGGCGGCAGGTTGCGGGCGAAAGCGTCTTCCGCATAGCCGGAAACGAAGATGAATTTCAGGTCCGGATATTTCTTGCGCAGTTCGCGAAGCAGCGACGGCCCGTCCATTTCCGGCATGACGACGTCAGAAACGACGATATCCACCTTGCCGTCCAGTTCGTCCATGATGTCGAGCGCTTCGACGCCCGAGCCGGCCTCGTGCACAGTGTAGCCGCGCGTTTCCAGCATGCGCTTGCCGCCACGGCGCACCGCTTCCTCGTCCTCTACCAGCAGAATGACGGCGTTGCCCGTCAGATCTTCCGGTTGTTCGGGCTGAGGTGCGGCCGGCATTTGTGCTGCCGCGCCCGCCTCGGCCGCCGCAACAGCATCCGCTTCGGCGGCGACAGCCGCGTCGATGACGTGGCGCGGCAGGAAGACCCGGAAGGTCGTTCCCTTCCCGACTTCGGATTCCGGCTGAATATAGCCGCCGGATTGTTTGACGATGCCGTAGACCATCGCCAGCCCGAGACCCGTTCCCTTGCCCACCTCCTTGGTCGTGAAGAAGGGCTCGAAAATCTTGTCCATGATGTCGGGCGCAATGCCGGTGCCGGTATCGGCCACCTCGATCAGCACCATGTCCTCATGCGGCATGAAGGAATAATTGAAAGCGGCCACCTCCGCCGCCGTCACGTTGCGGGTGCGCAGCGTCAGCTTGCCGCCTTCGGGCATCGCGTCGCGCGCATTGACGCAAAGGTTGATCAGCACCTGCTCGAACTGGGACAGGTCAGTCTTTACCGGCCAGAGATCGCGGCCGTATTCGACATCGAGCTTGACGTTGGTGCCGGATAACAGCCGGTCGACAAGCATGCGCAGGTCGCCCACGACGTCCGTGAGGTTCAATACCGTCGGACGCATCGTCTGCTTGCGCGAGAAGGCAAGCAGCTGGCGGACGAGAACCGCGGCGCGGTTCGCATTGCGCTTGATTTCCATCAGGTCTGCAAAGCTTGCATCAGATGGGCGCGCTTGCAGCAGCAGGTGGTCGGAAGACAGAAGGATCGCCGTCAGCACGTTGTTGAAGTCGTGCGCGATTCCGCCGGCAAGCGTGCCGACCGCATTCATCTTTTGAGTCTGCGCCATCTGCGCTTCCAGCGCCTTCTGCTCCGTCATCTCGACGGCATAGACGATCGCTGCCTCTTCCGGCGCCTCGTCGCTCTGGTCGATGACGGCGTTGACGTAGAAACGGAAATGGCGCGCTTCGTCGTTGGGCATGCGCGAGTCGATCGGCGGGATATCCCCCTGGCGGTCCTTTGCCGCCACCAGGGCATCCTTCAGCCTCTGTCGATCGCTTTCCTGAAGGATCACTTCGAGCGCTGCGCCATTTTCGACGTCATCGCGCGAAACGATGCCGGAGAAGAGCTTGAGGAATGGTGCATTCGTGCGCAGGATCCGACCGTCGCCGTCGACCGATGCGATCGCCATCGGCGTGTTATTGAAGAAGCGCGTGAAGCGCATCGCCGCGGCAGAAGCGGATTGCTCGTTTTCGCCGCCCGATTGCCGCCTGAGCACGATCGTCCGGCTCTCGCCCGGCGCCCCATCTCGCATGGACGTCACGCTGTGTATGATCTGCACCGGCAGGCTCTGTCCGTTCGCCTTCTTGAGGTCGAGGTCGAGCGTATCGGTTTTCTTGAGGCCGGGCTCGGCCTGAACCGACTGGATCAGTGCCAGCCCGCCGCCCGCCACGAGATCTCCGATCGTCATCGAGCCGGGCACGAACTTAGTAAGATCGAGCCCCAGCCATTCGGCAAGGGTTGCGTTCAGGTAGAAAATCTCGCCCTTGCGCCCTGCCGAGAAGAAACCTGCCGGCGCATGGTCGAGGTAGTCGATTGCGTTCTGCAGTTCCTTGAAGAAGCGCTCCTGATCGTCTCGTTCGGCGGTAATGTCGCTAATCTGCCAGATATGCAGCGGCTTGCCGGCGCCTTCCTCGGGTCGCAGCGTTCGCGCCTTGAGACGGTACCAGTGAGCGCCGGAATTGTTCGTTGCCGGGCCAAGGGAGCGCAGCAGACGGAATTCCTCCTGGCCCTCCTTGCCCTCGCGCAGCCCGTTCGACAGACGGTAGAGCGCTTCGTTCGATTCGCGGTGGCGAGAAAGCAGCGCTTCGAGCGTCTGCACTTCGGTCGGTTTGCGGGCGCCAGTCAGCTTGCCATAGGCCGCATTGGCATAAATGATCCGGCCCTTGCCATCGGTAATCAGCGAACCGTCCGGATGGCTATTGAGAAATGACCGGGCGAGGCTATCCGACTGCCGCTGGGGCATGACCTCGATGAAGCCGATGACCGAGGAAACAAGGAAGAAGATGCCGACCATGGCCAGCACGCCCAGCACGCCGAGGACCATTTCGTTTTCGAGCGAATCCTTGAAGTACACAAAGCTGCCTGCGGCTGCGACAAGCACAAGCGCCAGAAGAATGATGCGAACAGCCGTTCCCGAGCGTCCTCCGCGATCCACGATCGGGGCATTGTAGTCGTCAGCCTGACGTGGTGTCGTCATCTATTCCTCACATGAGCCTGTCCAACATTCGCTTATAATCTCAAGACAAAGCAGGAATCAGGCGTTCGTTCCTTCTTAGCAAGTTGCTGCGTCCGCAAAAACACTGTGAGAGCCAAGAATGCTTGAATTCACAACGAACGGCGCCACTTTCGACAACCAAGCGCGCCGCAGAAACATTCCCTGGCGTGGGGACATGACTGGACAATCAGTCAGGCTATTGCCTAAGGAGCTGAAAAGCCGTCATGTTATGGCGATCGCGGCAAACCGGAGTAATAGATCATGTTCGACGAAGTAATGGGCGCCTATGGCAGCCGTTTCCTCCTCGCAGCTGGCGGCGTCGGAATCGCGCTGCTGCTCCTGATCGGGATCTTGTGGATCCTCCGCAGCCGAGCGCCCTCCCCCTTTGTACGTGGCGGCAAGAACCGTCAGCCGCGATTGCAGGTCCTGGATGCCGCAGCCGTCGATACGCGCCGCCGGCTGGTGCTCGTGCGCCGTGACGACGTTGAGCATCTGATCATGATCGGTGGTCCGACCGACATCGTTATCGAAAGCCGAATCCTGCAGGATGCAGATGAGGATTCCGAGCACGCCTTCATAGCGCCCATTGCCCCGCCGGCGTCTCGTTCGCAGCCTGTCGTGTCGTCCGAAGAGCCGCCCGTCGGCTCGGCAAGGCCCGTCACGCCGAAACCTGACGAACCCTATGTTCCGGCTCCGGCTCCCGCGCCTGCTGTCGAGCCGCGTCTGCATCCAGTCGCAAGCGCTCCTGCCGCGGCGCCCGCTGAACAGGCGCCCGCAGCTTTGCATGCGGCAACATCGGCAGTGGCGGAAAAAATCGAGCGGGAGGCCGCAAGCCCTGCTGCTTTGCCGCCGATCATTCCGCGGCCTGCGGAGCGGGCCGCAGGCCCGGTGATAGAGCCAGCCAGCGCCGCCGACATCCTCGACGCGGCGCGCCAGCGCGTTCTGCCGCAGCAGCGGATGGAGCCGCAGGTCTCGACGCCACCAGCACAGAGCCTTCCGACCGTTGCCGAAGGCATACCTGTCGTGACAAGCGACGCGGCCACCGCCTCGAAACCAGCGCCTGGCGACTTCGAGCGCATTCTTCAGGAAGAGATGAACAATACGCTTGCAGCGCAGCGCATTGTTCCGGCAGCGAACGCCCCTGCCCGCCCAGTTCCGCCACAGCCCGGCAACCCGCAGCGCCGCGATCCTGAAATGGCACCGATCACCGGTGCCGACGCCGAGCTTCAAAAGGAAGTGGCCCGGATCTTTGGCGAAATGAGCGTCAATCGCGAAAAGTAGGCTGCCGGGCCTGGGAAAGCCATCGCAATCGGGATAGGGGGGAGCCTTGCGGTTCCGCCCCTCCCACACCACCCTGCGTACGGGTCCGTACAGGGCGGTTCGGCTGGTTATGCGGCCTTGGCGGGCACAACGGAAGCGAGGCCTATGCTTGCGAGGAAAGCGTTCGGCAGGGCAATGGCGAGCGCGGGGCTGTTGCTGATGCGCCATGGGCCGCGTGCACTGCCGGCGGTTTGTGCCGCCAGATCGTGACTGACACCACGGCGCCGCAATTCCGCAAAGCGGGTGTGCCCGCGCTTCCACTGTTTCCATACGATGGATCGCAGCCTTCGCCTGATCCACTGGTCGAGGCTGTGCAACACCGACGGGGTTTCGCAAAAGCCGAAGTAACCGCGCCACCCTTTCAGATAGAGCGACAGCTCCTTGGCTATCTGCGCGAGGCTCGCGCCCCGCGTCCGCATCGTCAGCACACGCACGCGCTCCTTGAACCGGACCACAGCCTGCGGTGCGATCCGACGCCTTGGCATCTTCTCGTTCGTAAAGCTGAAGCCGAGGAATTTGCGCCGGTGCGGCGGGGCGACTGCGCTCTTCTGCGTGTTGACCTTCAGCTTCAGACGCCTGTCGAGGAAGCGTTCGATACTTGCCATCACCCGTTCGCCTGCCCGCGCACTGCGCACATAGATGTTGCAGTCGTCGGCGTAGCGCACGAAGCGATGGTTGCGTCGCTCCAGTTCCTTGTCGAGTTCGTCCAGCATCAGGTTGGACAGCAGCGGCGAGAGCGGGCCACCCTGCGGCGTTCCTTCGTCGATTGGACCGATCAGCCCGCCTTCGAGCACACCCGCGGTCAGAAAGTCACGGATCAGGCGAAGGATACGCGGATCGGACACCCGCTTGGCCACCAGCCCCATCAGGATGTCGTGGTTGACCCGGTCGAAGAACTTCTCCAGGTCGATGTCCACTACAATGCGATGACCCGACGCGATGAACGCTTGCGCCGCGGCAACCGCCTGATGAGCCGAGCGTGCGGGCCTGAACCCGTAGCTCGACGCGCTGAATCCGCCGTCCCATGCAGTCTGCAGCACCTGCATCACCGCCTGCTGGATGAAGCGGTCGAGCACCGTGGGGATGCCGAGCGGACGGGTGCCGCCGGACGCCTTCGGGATGTCGACACGTCGCACCGGCTGTGGTTTGTAGGCGCCTTCGAGCAGTTGGGCGCGAAGTTCGGGCCAGTGGTCTTTCAGATGCAGCGCCAAGGCATCGACACTCATACCGTCGACCCCCGGCGCTCCCTTGTTGCGCCGGACCTGCGCCAGCGCCTTCCTCAGATTGTCGCGATCGACAATCGCTTCCATGCACGGTCCGGCCATTGCCGCCGGACTTTCGGGGGCGGCGTTCGCCGCACAGGCTTCGGTCCCTGCCCCAAGGCGATTGCGGGATTCACCCGCTCCCTCCACAGGCAAGGCCAGCTCAAGCTGATTTTTCTGCCGCATGGCCAATGCGAGAACTCCGTCCTACTCGTCCTTCCAACCGTTCGGGCCTTCGTTTGGCAGACACCTCCCTACTATGCCCTGTGCTGACCTCTGCACCGCGATCAGCGCGCCTCACGGCGGGCTCAGTCCGGATTTCCGGACACGGCGCAGATCTCCCGAGGTAAGATCGACCGCCTTCCCCGCACACCGGCCGGATTTACCACCCCGGTCCTTGATGACCATGGACTTCGCGGTCATCTGCCCGCTCGTCCGGCCGGGTAGGCCTCGTATCCGGTTCTTGTCCATCGGGTCGCGGGTTTGCTCCACGCTTCCTTCAGACCCCGCCTCACGACGACGCCCTTGCGCTTCGCTAACCCTTCGCCGCCATCAGGCTGGGTAAAGGACTTACACCTCCAAGCTGTCGATCATGCTCGGCACACAGAAAAAAGGCACCGCAGACTGCGGTGCCTTCAATTTCCACGAAGGATTCCGAAAAGCTCACTCGTCGCGATAAACCTTTTCGCGCCGCTCGTGGCGCTCCTGCGCCTCGATCGACAGCGTTGCGATCGGACGTGCGTCGAGACGCTTGATGCCGATCGGCTCGCCCGTTTCCTCGCAGTAGCCGTAGGTGCCGTCTTCGATACGCTGCAATGCTGCATCGATCTTGGAAATCAGCTTTCTCTGACGGTCTCGAGCGCGAAGTTCGATCGCCCGGTCCGTTTCGGAAGAGGCTCGGTCCGCGAGGTCCGGATGGTTGGCGCTTTCTTCTGCCAGATGATCGAGTGTCTCGCGCGCTTCTCTAAGGATGTCGTTTCGCCAGGCAACAAGTTTGGCTCTGAAGTAAGCCCGCTGGTTTGCGTTCATGAATTCCTCGTCTTCCGAGGGAACGTAGCTGCTAAGATCGATCTTCTCACTCAACGCGATTCTCCTGAAGAACATCTCATATGGCGGGGTGTATATCCCAAGCGCTATCGCGGGTTCAAGCCAAATACGACACGTAAACAGATTTTTAAATCTGTAACATTTTTAAGCTAACGGTTTATTTTCGCATCACTATTAGCAATGCTGGTTTTTGCTTACCGTTCAAGAACGCGTGTTGAGCTTACTGTTTTGCGCCATCGCTATGCCGATGCGGTTGACGGCGGTGATCCGCGGGCGCTACTGAAAAGGCTCCTTCGCTCGTGGAATCTTCTATGGCCGCAACCTTGCCTTCGCCCTCAAGAATTTATTTGTTGCGGCATGCAGAGGCCGCCTGGGCGCAACCGGGCGAACGGGATTTTGACCGGCCTTTGAATGAAAAGGGCTATGACGACGCGGAAATCGTGGCGGACCGCGCAGCCGACAAAGGCTACCGACCGGAGGTTTTGATAAGCTCCACTGCACGGCGCTGCCGCGAGACCACGCAAGCCGTGCATCGCGCTATGGGATTGTCGCTCGACATCCGCTATGTCGACCAACTTTACAACGCCACCCCGGAGGTCTATCTCGATATCATCGACAGCCAAACCGTCGGCTCCGTCATGCTTGTCGGTCACAACCCGACAACCGAGCAGACGCTTGAAGCGCTGATCGGTCACGATGCACTGCTCCGCGCAATCCCGGACGGCTTTCCCACGGCGGGACTTGCAGTCCTCGATTTCGACCATGCCTCCGCGGGCTGGAAGCTTATCGACTTCGTGCACGACTGATCTCTTTCGCGCCGCTTCTTTTTCGGAAAGCATCCACGTCCTATATGCTTGAGCACTGACAATCGGAAATCCGCCTTGCCGCCAAGCCTGACATCCCTTACCGGCGACGCGCGTATCGCGCTCGACAACCTCGCAGACCGCGCCTCGGGTCTCGTCAAACCGACCATCCGCCTCGGCGTCACCGGGCTTTCCCGCTCGGGTAAGACGGTCTTCATCTCGTCCCTCGTTCATAACCTTTTGCATGGCGGACGCCTGCCGCTTTTCGAGCCGGTCCAGTCCGGCCGGGTGTCAGGCGTGCGGCTGGAACATCAGCCGGATGACGCTGTTCCGCGCTTCCAGTACGAGGATCATATCCGGGCGCTGGTGAAAGACCGCATCTGGCCGGAGTCGACCCGCGCCATATCCGAACTTCGCATCACGCTGGATTATCAGAGCGCCAGTGGCTGGAACCGTCTGTTCTCGCCGGGACGTCTCTCGATCGATATCGTCGATTATCCCGGAGAGTGGCTCCTTGATCTACCGCTGTTGGCCAAGGATTACCGGACCTTCAGCGAGGAGACGCTGGCGCTCGCCCGCAGCGGCATCCGCGCGAAACTTTCCAGCCGCTGGATGATACTGACTGAAGCCACTGACGTGAAGGGACCCGCCGATGAGATGCAGGCGCGCGATCTCGCGACGGCTTTCACCGGTTACCTCAAAGCCTGCAAGGCAGACGATCGCTCGCTTTCGACATTGCCGCCCGGCCGCTTCCTGCTTCCGGGCGATCTTGAAGGTTCTCCCGCACTCACCTTCGCGCCACTCGCCTTGCCCTTTGAAGGCAAACCGCCCAAGGGTTCTCTCTGGGCGATGATGGAGCGCCGCTACGAGGCCTACAAATCCGTCGTCGTCAAACCTTTCTTCCGCGAACATTTTGCCCGGCTCGACCGCCAGATCGTCCTCGTCGACGCGCTGCAGGCAATGAACCGCGGCCCGGAGGCGATCCAGGATCTGGAACGTGCGTTGACGGATGTGCTTGCCTGTTTCCGTCCCGGTACGAACTCGCTTCTTTCGTCGCTCCTTCGCCGCCGCATCGACCGTGTTCTCGTGGCCGCTACGAAAGCCGATCATCTGCATCACGAAAGCCACGACCGCCTCGATGCGCTGACGCGCCGCCTCGTCGAGCGAGCCATCCACCGGATCGGCATGGCAGGCGCCGGCATCGACGTCATGGCACTTGCCTCGGTGCGCGCCACGCGGGAGGCGACCGTCAAGCGCGACGGCCACGATCTTCCGGTGATTGTCGGCACGCCGATCGATGGCGAAACGATTGCCGGCGAACACTTCGACGGCATGAAGAAGACGGCGGTCTTTCCGGGTGACCTTCCCGAAGACCCCGAAAGCCTGTTCGACGGCATTGAATCTGCAGGTGGTGATGTCCAATTGCCGGATGTGAACATTGTGCGCTTCCGGCCACCGCAGCT
Above is a window of Rhizobium etli 8C-3 DNA encoding:
- the cckA gene encoding cell cycle histidine kinase CckA; protein product: MTTPRQADDYNAPIVDRGGRSGTAVRIILLALVLVAAAGSFVYFKDSLENEMVLGVLGVLAMVGIFFLVSSVIGFIEVMPQRQSDSLARSFLNSHPDGSLITDGKGRIIYANAAYGKLTGARKPTEVQTLEALLSRHRESNEALYRLSNGLREGKEGQEEFRLLRSLGPATNNSGAHWYRLKARTLRPEEGAGKPLHIWQISDITAERDDQERFFKELQNAIDYLDHAPAGFFSAGRKGEIFYLNATLAEWLGLDLTKFVPGSMTIGDLVAGGGLALIQSVQAEPGLKKTDTLDLDLKKANGQSLPVQIIHSVTSMRDGAPGESRTIVLRRQSGGENEQSASAAAMRFTRFFNNTPMAIASVDGDGRILRTNAPFLKLFSGIVSRDDVENGAALEVILQESDRQRLKDALVAAKDRQGDIPPIDSRMPNDEARHFRFYVNAVIDQSDEAPEEAAIVYAVEMTEQKALEAQMAQTQKMNAVGTLAGGIAHDFNNVLTAILLSSDHLLLQARPSDASFADLMEIKRNANRAAVLVRQLLAFSRKQTMRPTVLNLTDVVGDLRMLVDRLLSGTNVKLDVEYGRDLWPVKTDLSQFEQVLINLCVNARDAMPEGGKLTLRTRNVTAAEVAAFNYSFMPHEDMVLIEVADTGTGIAPDIMDKIFEPFFTTKEVGKGTGLGLAMVYGIVKQSGGYIQPESEVGKGTTFRVFLPRHVIDAAVAAEADAVAAAEAGAAAQMPAAPQPEQPEDLTGNAVILLVEDEEAVRRGGKRMLETRGYTVHEAGSGVEALDIMDELDGKVDIVVSDVVMPEMDGPSLLRELRKKYPDLKFIFVSGYAEDAFARNLPPDAKFGFLPKPFSLKQLAVVVKETLESE
- a CDS encoding flagellar biosynthetic protein FliO, with the translated sequence MFDEVMGAYGSRFLLAAGGVGIALLLLIGILWILRSRAPSPFVRGGKNRQPRLQVLDAAAVDTRRRLVLVRRDDVEHLIMIGGPTDIVIESRILQDADEDSEHAFIAPIAPPASRSQPVVSSEEPPVGSARPVTPKPDEPYVPAPAPAPAVEPRLHPVASAPAAAPAEQAPAALHAATSAVAEKIEREAASPAALPPIIPRPAERAAGPVIEPASAADILDAARQRVLPQQRMEPQVSTPPAQSLPTVAEGIPVVTSDAATASKPAPGDFERILQEEMNNTLAAQRIVPAANAPARPVPPQPGNPQRRDPEMAPITGADAELQKEVARIFGEMSVNREK
- the ltrA gene encoding group II intron reverse transcriptase/maturase, with translation MRQKNQLELALPVEGAGESRNRLGAGTEACAANAAPESPAAMAGPCMEAIVDRDNLRKALAQVRRNKGAPGVDGMSVDALALHLKDHWPELRAQLLEGAYKPQPVRRVDIPKASGGTRPLGIPTVLDRFIQQAVMQVLQTAWDGGFSASSYGFRPARSAHQAVAAAQAFIASGHRIVVDIDLEKFFDRVNHDILMGLVAKRVSDPRILRLIRDFLTAGVLEGGLIGPIDEGTPQGGPLSPLLSNLMLDELDKELERRNHRFVRYADDCNIYVRSARAGERVMASIERFLDRRLKLKVNTQKSAVAPPHRRKFLGFSFTNEKMPRRRIAPQAVVRFKERVRVLTMRTRGASLAQIAKELSLYLKGWRGYFGFCETPSVLHSLDQWIRRRLRSIVWKQWKRGHTRFAELRRRGVSHDLAAQTAGSARGPWRISNSPALAIALPNAFLASIGLASVVPAKAA
- the dksA gene encoding RNA polymerase-binding protein DksA, whose amino-acid sequence is MSEKIDLSSYVPSEDEEFMNANQRAYFRAKLVAWRNDILREARETLDHLAEESANHPDLADRASSETDRAIELRARDRQRKLISKIDAALQRIEDGTYGYCEETGEPIGIKRLDARPIATLSIEAQERHERREKVYRDE
- a CDS encoding SixA phosphatase family protein, with product MAATLPSPSRIYLLRHAEAAWAQPGERDFDRPLNEKGYDDAEIVADRAADKGYRPEVLISSTARRCRETTQAVHRAMGLSLDIRYVDQLYNATPEVYLDIIDSQTVGSVMLVGHNPTTEQTLEALIGHDALLRAIPDGFPTAGLAVLDFDHASAGWKLIDFVHD
- a CDS encoding YcjX family protein, which encodes MPPSLTSLTGDARIALDNLADRASGLVKPTIRLGVTGLSRSGKTVFISSLVHNLLHGGRLPLFEPVQSGRVSGVRLEHQPDDAVPRFQYEDHIRALVKDRIWPESTRAISELRITLDYQSASGWNRLFSPGRLSIDIVDYPGEWLLDLPLLAKDYRTFSEETLALARSGIRAKLSSRWMILTEATDVKGPADEMQARDLATAFTGYLKACKADDRSLSTLPPGRFLLPGDLEGSPALTFAPLALPFEGKPPKGSLWAMMERRYEAYKSVVVKPFFREHFARLDRQIVLVDALQAMNRGPEAIQDLERALTDVLACFRPGTNSLLSSLLRRRIDRVLVAATKADHLHHESHDRLDALTRRLVERAIHRIGMAGAGIDVMALASVRATREATVKRDGHDLPVIVGTPIDGETIAGEHFDGMKKTAVFPGDLPEDPESLFDGIESAGGDVQLPDVNIVRFRPPQLEETGSGIKLSIPHIRLDRAMQFLFGDRLA